The following coding sequences are from one Paenibacillus sp. JDR-2 window:
- a CDS encoding AraC family transcriptional regulator gives MTSFSFRVDRPVTLVMTGKFVAPTPEWRHMHRMLHEFELFIQTRGTLYIAKDNERHILNEGDFLLMPPGAEQAGYRESDCSFYWLHFAVQDGYQLEDHDPGYEPGKVWIPEKGTLRSQDKLIVLLKQLQDSVRSYREQTLNNYLTTGILCELYNQLYFIQNQSGKKLKQQQLYNDIVDYIKWNRQESLKVSQLAEHFGYNAKYLSFLFSEIAGVPLKQFMLQEKMDAAKSLLADTNQSIKEISQQLGYPDSHQFMHSFKRITGLTPTDYRNAYANRLLFYR, from the coding sequence ATGACCAGCTTCAGCTTCCGCGTAGATCGGCCGGTAACCCTGGTAATGACCGGGAAATTTGTGGCACCAACTCCGGAGTGGAGGCACATGCACCGCATGCTGCACGAATTTGAGCTGTTTATTCAAACCAGAGGTACGTTATATATAGCCAAGGACAACGAGCGCCATATCCTGAACGAGGGAGACTTTCTGCTAATGCCGCCGGGTGCTGAGCAAGCCGGTTACAGAGAGTCTGACTGCAGCTTTTATTGGCTTCATTTTGCGGTTCAGGACGGTTACCAGCTCGAAGATCATGATCCGGGCTATGAGCCGGGGAAGGTATGGATTCCGGAGAAAGGGACGCTCAGAAGCCAGGATAAATTGATCGTATTGCTCAAGCAGCTGCAGGATTCCGTCCGCAGCTACCGGGAGCAGACACTCAACAATTATTTGACCACCGGAATATTATGCGAGTTGTATAATCAGCTTTATTTCATTCAGAACCAATCGGGCAAAAAGTTAAAGCAGCAGCAGCTTTATAACGACATTGTGGATTATATCAAGTGGAATCGGCAGGAGAGTCTGAAGGTCAGCCAATTGGCTGAGCATTTTGGTTATAATGCCAAGTATTTGTCCTTTCTTTTCTCTGAGATTGCAGGAGTTCCATTGAAACAATTTATGCTTCAGGAGAAGATGGATGCCGCCAAATCGCTTTTGGCCGATACCAATCAGAGTATTAAAGAGATATCGCAACAGCTTGGTTACCCGGATAGTCATCAGTTCATGCATAGCTTCAAGAGGATTACGGGATTAACCCCAACGGACTATCGCAATGCCTATGCCAACCGGCTTCTATTTTACAGATAA